The genomic window GATCGGCCCGCAAGCCGCGCAGGAGACGCTGCGCACCGCCCTCGCCATGGGGGCCGACCGGGCCGTGCTGATCAAGACCGACGTCGCGTGCGAGCCGCTGGCCGTGGCCAAGCTGCTCAAGGCCGTGGTCGAACGGGAAGGCCCCGGCCTCGTCATCCTCGGCAAGCAGGCCATCGACGACGATTCGAACCAGACCGGGCAGATGCTGGCCGCGCTGCTGGGCTGGCCGCAGGGCACCTTCGCCTTCCGGCTCGCATTCGGCGAGGACGGCATCGACGTGACCCGCGAGGTCGATGGCGGCCTCCAGACCGTCGCGCTCAGGCTGCCGGCCATCGTCACCACGGACCTGCGCCTCAACGAGCCGCGCTACGCCTCGCTGCCCAACATCATGAAGGCCAAGAAGAAGCCGCTGGAGGAGCTGAGCCCCGAGACCCTCGGCATCGACGTCACGCCGAAGCTGACCGTGCTCAGGGTCGCCGAGCCGCCGGGCCGGCAGGCGGGCGTGAAGGTCGCCTCCGCCGCCGAACTCGTGCAGAAGCTCAAGGTCGAAGCCGGCGTGCTCTGATCCTCGGGCCGCGCCGCTCCCGGCCCCGGTCGAGCGGCGTCCCTCCTCCCTCGTTCCCGAAGGTTTCGCCGATGACCACGCTCCTCTACGCCGAGCACGCCCACGGGCAGATCAAGGACGGCACCCTGAAGGCGCTGACCGCGGCCCGGGCCCTGGGCCAGCCGGTCCACGCCCTGGTGCTCGGCTCCGGTTCGAAGGCGGCGGCCGCGGCCGCGGCCGCGCTCGACGGCGTCGAGACGGTT from Methylorubrum populi includes these protein-coding regions:
- a CDS encoding electron transfer flavoprotein subunit beta/FixA family protein; translated protein: MKVLVPVKRVVDYNVKIRVKADGSGVELANVKMSMNPFDEIAVEEAIRLKEKGRVSEIVAVSIGPQAAQETLRTALAMGADRAVLIKTDVACEPLAVAKLLKAVVEREGPGLVILGKQAIDDDSNQTGQMLAALLGWPQGTFAFRLAFGEDGIDVTREVDGGLQTVALRLPAIVTTDLRLNEPRYASLPNIMKAKKKPLEELSPETLGIDVTPKLTVLRVAEPPGRQAGVKVASAAELVQKLKVEAGVL